The Pseudophaeobacter arcticus DSM 23566 genome includes a region encoding these proteins:
- a CDS encoding molybdopterin-binding protein — protein MKFGTVQVAQAEGAILAHSMQAAQPPYGTGLCYRIPKGTFLTAQHLVDLAEEGHRKITVARLEAGDLHEDTAALALAQALVPDAAGQGIRISGAGAGRVNLYALGAGLVRLDRAALEALNGVDPMITIATVPDYHRVDADGMIATIKIISYGIAAVALDRAGAGVAGALRILPPVYGSASLIETRVSQKMPPDKGRRAMAGRLQRMGVMLSDRVIVRHDEAELASALASAPGEVLLILTGSATSDPMDVAPQALRRAGGSVTRFGMPVDPGNLLFLGEYQGRPVIGLPGCARSPALNGADWVLERVLCGCAVSGADIANMGVGGLLKEIPTRPMPRRSD, from the coding sequence ATGAAGTTCGGCACCGTTCAGGTCGCACAGGCCGAGGGTGCAATCCTGGCCCATTCGATGCAGGCCGCTCAGCCGCCCTATGGCACCGGTCTATGCTATCGCATCCCCAAGGGTACATTCCTTACGGCGCAACACCTGGTGGATCTGGCTGAAGAAGGTCATCGAAAGATCACCGTGGCGCGGCTGGAAGCGGGCGATCTGCACGAGGATACAGCGGCTCTGGCCTTGGCACAGGCCCTGGTGCCGGATGCGGCTGGGCAGGGTATTCGCATTTCTGGTGCTGGCGCGGGCCGTGTTAATCTTTATGCGCTGGGCGCCGGTCTGGTCCGGCTGGACCGGGCAGCCCTTGAAGCCCTGAACGGCGTTGATCCGATGATCACCATCGCCACCGTGCCGGATTATCACCGGGTTGATGCGGATGGGATGATCGCCACCATCAAGATTATCTCTTACGGGATTGCGGCTGTGGCGCTTGACCGGGCCGGGGCTGGCGTTGCAGGCGCGTTGCGCATTCTCCCCCCGGTTTATGGCTCAGCCAGCCTGATCGAAACCCGCGTCAGCCAGAAGATGCCGCCGGACAAGGGGCGGCGGGCGATGGCGGGCCGGTTGCAGCGCATGGGAGTGATGTTGAGCGACAGGGTGATCGTGCGCCACGACGAAGCGGAACTGGCGTCGGCGCTGGCCTCGGCTCCGGGGGAGGTGCTGTTGATCCTCACCGGCTCGGCGACCTCGGATCCTATGGATGTGGCACCGCAGGCGCTGCGCCGGGCCGGGGGCAGCGTGACCCGCTTTGGCATGCCGGTGGATCCGGGCAATCTGCTCTTTTTAGGGGAGTATCAGGGGCGGCCGGTGATTGGCCTGCCGGGCTGTGCCCGCTCGCCGGCGCTGAACGGTGCCGATTGGGTGCTGGAGCGGGTGCTGTGCGGCTGTGCCGTCTCTGGCGCGGATATTGCAAACATGGGGGTGGGGGGGCTGCTCAAGGAAATTCCCACCCGTCCGATGCCGCGGCGCTCTGATTAA
- a CDS encoding (2Fe-2S)-binding protein: protein MTKVTMTVNGKPAHGEAEGRTLLSSFLREELGFTGTHVGCDTSQCGACVVHVNGVAVKSCTMLAVEAEGAEVATIEGQAAPDGTLNTIQQAFQDHHGLQCGFCTPGMVMSTAALLKENPKPSEQEIREYLEGNICRCTGYHNIVKAIMAASGQDVSAIAAE, encoded by the coding sequence ATGACCAAGGTCACAATGACCGTGAACGGTAAACCCGCGCACGGTGAAGCAGAGGGCCGCACGCTGCTGTCGTCGTTCCTGCGCGAAGAGCTGGGGTTTACCGGAACACATGTGGGCTGTGATACCAGCCAATGTGGTGCCTGCGTCGTGCATGTGAACGGTGTTGCGGTGAAATCCTGCACCATGCTGGCTGTCGAAGCCGAGGGCGCAGAGGTTGCCACCATCGAAGGTCAAGCGGCGCCAGATGGCACGCTCAACACCATTCAGCAAGCGTTTCAGGACCACCACGGGTTGCAGTGCGGATTTTGCACGCCGGGCATGGTGATGTCGACGGCGGCCCTGCTGAAAGAAAACCCAAAGCCCAGCGAACAGGAGATCCGCGAGTATCTCGAAGGCAATATTTGCCGCTGCACGGGCTACCACAATATCGTCAAGGCGATCATGGCCGCATCCGGTCAGGATGTCTCGGCTATCGCTGCCGAATAG
- a CDS encoding xanthine dehydrogenase family protein molybdopterin-binding subunit: protein MPKDSGIGASPKRREDVRFLTGTGNYTDDINLRGQAYVHFLRSDMAHGRINSVDTTAASAMPGVVRVFTGADFEGVGGIPCGWQITDKHGEVMQEPAHPVLAQGKVRYVGDAIAAVVADTAEQARDAAEAIVLDIEELPAVIDMKAAVKDGATKVHDDLTSNLCYDWGFVEENKPAVEEAFANAAHVTTLELVNNRLIANPMEPRVAVGDFNRATGDSTLYTTSQNPHVIRLLMGAFVLGIPEHKLRVIAPDVGGGFGTKIFHYAEEAFCTFAAKALNRAVKWTSSRSEAFISDAHGRDHVTTIQLALDAENNFTALRTDTYANMGAYLSTFAPSVPTWLHGTLMAGNYKTPLIYVNVKAVFTNTVPVDAYRGAGRPEATFQLERVIDKAARELGVDPIALRRQNFITEFPYATPVAVEYDTGDYNATMDKLEEIADLAGFAARRTASEARGKVRGLGVNCYIEACGIAPSNLVGQLGARAGLYESATVRVNATGGLVVMTGSHSHGQGHETSFPQVIAEMIGIDESMVEIVHGDTANTPMGMGTYGSRSLAVGGSAMVRATEKIIAKAKKIAAHLMEAAEADIELKDGAFSVAGTDKSVAWGDVTLAAYVPHNYPLEDIEPGLEETAFYDPANFTYPSGAYACEVELDPETGKVSIERFAAADDFGNVVNPMIVDGQVHGGIGQGIGQALLEAAVYNADGQLLSASYMDYAMPRADDLPFYQVDHSCQTPCTHNPLGVKGCGEAGAIGSPPAVVNAVVDALQSMGKDITHVDMPLSPARVWAAMNG from the coding sequence ATGCCTAAAGATAGTGGCATTGGCGCCAGTCCAAAGCGGCGCGAAGACGTCAGGTTCCTGACAGGAACCGGCAATTACACCGATGATATCAATCTGCGTGGCCAGGCCTATGTGCACTTTCTGCGCTCGGATATGGCACATGGCCGGATCAATTCGGTTGATACGACGGCTGCTTCGGCGATGCCTGGCGTGGTGCGGGTGTTCACCGGCGCCGATTTCGAAGGCGTAGGTGGCATTCCCTGCGGCTGGCAGATCACCGATAAACATGGCGAAGTGATGCAGGAGCCGGCCCACCCGGTTCTGGCCCAGGGCAAGGTGCGCTATGTCGGCGATGCCATTGCGGCTGTGGTTGCCGATACCGCCGAACAGGCGCGCGACGCTGCTGAGGCGATCGTGCTGGACATCGAAGAGCTGCCTGCTGTCATCGACATGAAAGCGGCGGTCAAGGACGGCGCCACCAAGGTGCATGACGATCTGACCTCGAACCTTTGCTACGACTGGGGTTTTGTGGAAGAAAACAAGCCCGCCGTTGAAGAGGCCTTTGCCAATGCCGCCCATGTGACGACGCTGGAGCTGGTCAACAACCGGCTGATTGCCAATCCGATGGAGCCGCGCGTTGCGGTGGGTGATTTTAATCGCGCCACTGGCGACAGCACGCTTTATACCACCTCGCAAAACCCGCATGTGATCCGGCTGTTGATGGGGGCCTTTGTTCTGGGCATCCCAGAGCACAAGCTGCGCGTCATTGCGCCCGATGTGGGGGGCGGCTTTGGCACCAAGATCTTCCACTACGCCGAAGAGGCCTTTTGTACCTTTGCCGCCAAGGCCCTGAACCGGGCGGTGAAATGGACCTCTTCGCGCTCGGAGGCCTTTATTTCGGATGCCCATGGCCGCGACCATGTGACCACCATTCAACTGGCGCTGGACGCGGAGAACAACTTTACCGCGCTGCGCACCGATACCTATGCCAATATGGGCGCTTACCTGTCGACCTTTGCGCCCTCGGTTCCGACCTGGTTGCATGGCACCCTGATGGCGGGCAACTACAAGACGCCGCTGATCTATGTGAACGTCAAGGCGGTCTTTACCAATACCGTGCCGGTGGATGCCTATCGCGGCGCTGGCCGCCCCGAGGCGACCTTTCAGCTGGAGCGCGTCATCGACAAGGCTGCGCGCGAACTGGGTGTTGATCCAATTGCCCTGCGGCGGCAGAACTTTATCACCGAATTCCCCTATGCCACGCCGGTGGCGGTGGAATATGACACCGGTGACTACAATGCCACCATGGACAAGCTGGAAGAGATCGCCGATCTCGCGGGCTTTGCCGCGCGTCGGACTGCCAGCGAGGCCAGGGGCAAGGTGCGCGGCCTGGGTGTGAACTGCTATATTGAGGCCTGCGGCATCGCGCCAAGTAACCTGGTTGGCCAGCTGGGCGCGCGTGCGGGGCTGTATGAAAGCGCCACGGTGCGGGTCAATGCCACCGGTGGACTGGTGGTGATGACGGGCTCTCACAGTCATGGCCAGGGGCATGAGACCTCGTTCCCGCAGGTGATCGCCGAGATGATCGGGATCGACGAGAGCATGGTGGAAATTGTGCATGGCGATACCGCCAATACGCCGATGGGCATGGGCACCTATGGCTCCCGCTCGCTGGCGGTTGGCGGTTCTGCCATGGTGCGCGCCACCGAGAAGATCATCGCCAAGGCCAAGAAGATCGCCGCGCATCTGATGGAGGCCGCTGAGGCTGACATCGAGCTGAAGGACGGTGCATTCAGTGTGGCAGGCACGGATAAATCCGTGGCCTGGGGGGATGTGACCCTGGCGGCCTATGTGCCCCATAACTACCCGCTGGAAGATATCGAACCGGGCCTGGAAGAGACGGCGTTTTATGATCCGGCCAACTTTACCTACCCGTCGGGCGCCTATGCCTGCGAGGTGGAGCTGGATCCGGAGACCGGCAAGGTCAGCATCGAACGTTTTGCTGCGGCCGATGACTTTGGCAATGTGGTGAACCCGATGATCGTGGACGGCCAGGTGCATGGCGGTATTGGCCAGGGGATCGGCCAGGCGCTGCTGGAAGCGGCTGTCTATAACGCGGATGGGCAGCTCTTGTCGGCCTCGTATATGGACTATGCCATGCCACGGGCCGATGATCTGCCGTTTTACCAGGTGGACCATTCCTGCCAGACGCCCTGTACCCATAACCCCTTGGGGGTAAAGGGCTGCGGCGAAGCTGGGGCGATTGGCTCGCCTCCGGCGGTGGTCAATGCGGTGGTCGATGCGCTGCAGTCCATGGGCAAGGATATCACCCATGTGGACATGCCGTTGAGCCCGGCGCGGGTTTGGGCGGCGATGAATGGCTGA
- a CDS encoding FAD binding domain-containing protein: MYNFEVEKPTSIADAVAALGSDDEAQALGGGQTLIPTLKQRLASPSKLVSLSGIAEMQGVSLEAGTVCIGGATPHGVVASEAAAAYPALAALAGKIGDPAVRNRGTIGGSLANNDPAACYPAAALASGATIVTNAREIAADDYFDGLFTTVLEEGEIVTQVRMPVPEVANYQKFVQPASRFALVGVFVAKFADGVRVAVTGASEEGVFRWSEAEAALSANFSADALEGLSVDADGMMADIHGSKAYRAHLIAVLTKRAVAAAA, encoded by the coding sequence ATGTATAATTTCGAGGTCGAAAAACCCACCAGTATCGCTGATGCGGTTGCTGCGCTGGGCAGCGATGACGAGGCCCAGGCGCTGGGCGGCGGTCAAACTCTGATCCCGACGCTAAAACAGCGGTTGGCCAGCCCCTCTAAGCTGGTCTCGTTGAGTGGTATTGCCGAGATGCAGGGGGTTAGCCTGGAGGCTGGCACTGTCTGCATTGGCGGTGCAACGCCGCATGGGGTGGTGGCGTCTGAGGCGGCTGCAGCCTATCCGGCGCTGGCTGCTTTGGCGGGCAAGATCGGCGATCCTGCAGTGCGCAATCGCGGCACCATTGGCGGCTCGCTTGCCAATAATGATCCTGCGGCCTGTTATCCGGCTGCGGCTCTGGCCAGTGGCGCAACCATTGTGACCAATGCGCGTGAGATCGCGGCGGATGACTATTTTGACGGGCTCTTTACCACGGTGCTGGAGGAGGGTGAGATCGTGACCCAGGTGCGCATGCCGGTGCCGGAGGTGGCAAACTATCAGAAGTTTGTTCAGCCTGCCTCGCGCTTTGCCCTGGTTGGTGTCTTTGTTGCCAAATTTGCGGATGGCGTGCGGGTTGCGGTAACAGGCGCCTCGGAAGAGGGGGTGTTTCGCTGGTCAGAGGCCGAAGCTGCGCTGAGCGCCAATTTTAGCGCTGATGCGCTGGAGGGCCTGTCGGTGGATGCCGATGGCATGATGGCGGATATCCATGGCTCCAAAGCCTACCGGGCGCATCTGATTGCTGTGCTGACCAAGCGGGCCGTTGCCGCCGCCGCATAA
- the infC gene encoding translation initiation factor IF-3, which translates to MKAIARRPHNAPPQRDTGPRTNEKIRASEIRLIGADGENVGVVHPAKAMDMANEAGLDLVEISPNATPPVCKIMDFGKFKYEQQKRESEARKKQKIIEVKEVKFRPNTDTNDYEVKMRNVFKFLETGDKVKITLRFRGREMAHQNLGRQLLERVAEDVKELGKVENMPKMEGRQMVMMIGPLPQK; encoded by the coding sequence ATCAAAGCCATAGCCCGCAGACCTCATAATGCGCCGCCGCAACGTGATACCGGCCCGCGCACGAACGAAAAAATTCGCGCCTCTGAAATCCGCCTGATTGGCGCTGACGGCGAAAATGTCGGGGTTGTGCACCCTGCCAAGGCTATGGACATGGCAAATGAGGCCGGTCTTGATCTGGTTGAAATTTCGCCCAACGCGACCCCCCCTGTCTGCAAGATCATGGACTTTGGTAAGTTCAAATACGAACAGCAGAAACGGGAAAGCGAAGCGCGTAAAAAGCAGAAGATCATTGAGGTCAAAGAGGTCAAATTCCGGCCCAATACCGACACCAATGACTATGAAGTCAAAATGCGCAATGTGTTCAAATTCCTGGAAACCGGCGACAAGGTGAAAATCACCCTGCGCTTCCGGGGCCGCGAAATGGCACACCAGAATCTGGGCCGCCAGTTGCTGGAACGCGTCGCCGAAGACGTCAAGGAACTGGGCAAAGTTGAAAACATGCCCAAAATGGAAGGCCGCCAGATGGTCATGATGATCGGGCCACTGCCGCAGAAATAG
- a CDS encoding ferredoxin--NADP reductase, whose amino-acid sequence MNEILPVTDAATDAPVKATPALPDAQTVTEVKHWTDKLFSFRCTRPASLRFRSGEFVMIGLMNDPDPKTGKVKPLLRAYSIASPSWDEEMEFYSIKVEDGPLTSRLQHIKVGDEIILRPKPVGTLVHDALIPGKRLWFFATGTGFAPFASLLREPQTYEDYDEVIITHTCRTAGELTYGRELIEGLKDDELLNEVIGEGFWKKIKYYPTTTREESPKMGRITDLINSGEAYKDLGVTPLCPDNDRAMICGNMAFNLELKAMLEEAGLEEGANSKPAQYVVEKAFLD is encoded by the coding sequence ATGAACGAGATTTTGCCTGTGACCGATGCTGCGACCGATGCGCCTGTAAAGGCCACCCCCGCCCTGCCCGACGCCCAGACTGTAACTGAGGTGAAGCACTGGACGGACAAACTGTTTTCCTTCCGCTGTACCCGCCCGGCCTCGCTGCGCTTTCGCTCGGGTGAGTTTGTGATGATCGGGCTGATGAACGACCCCGATCCCAAAACCGGCAAGGTAAAGCCGCTGCTGCGCGCCTATTCCATCGCGTCGCCGTCCTGGGATGAGGAAATGGAGTTCTACTCGATCAAGGTCGAGGATGGCCCGCTGACCTCGCGGCTGCAGCACATCAAGGTTGGTGACGAAATCATCCTGCGCCCCAAACCGGTGGGCACCCTGGTGCATGACGCGCTGATCCCCGGCAAGCGCCTCTGGTTCTTTGCCACCGGCACCGGCTTTGCGCCCTTTGCCTCGCTGCTGCGCGAACCCCAGACCTATGAGGACTACGATGAGGTCATCATCACCCACACCTGCCGCACCGCCGGTGAGCTGACCTATGGCCGCGAGCTGATCGAGGGGCTGAAGGACGACGAGCTGCTCAATGAGGTGATCGGTGAAGGCTTCTGGAAGAAGATCAAATACTACCCCACCACCACCCGCGAAGAGAGCCCCAAGATGGGCCGGATCACCGATCTGATCAACTCTGGCGAGGCCTATAAGGATCTCGGTGTGACGCCGCTCTGCCCGGACAATGACCGCGCGATGATCTGCGGCAACATGGCCTTTAATCTCGAACTGAAAGCCATGCTGGAGGAAGCCGGCCTGGAAGAAGGCGCCAATTCCAAGCCCGCGCAATATGTGGTGGAAAAGGCCTTTTTGGACTGA
- a CDS encoding DUF934 domain-containing protein, which translates to MTVIVTDAGFGPETWTAGFEVANALDLASDADPAALSACIEGAEIIRIDFPSFADGRGFTLARQLRLMGYAGRLRAKGHVLADQYAMVRRTGFDEVEISAELAARQPQEQWLARAQWGAHNYQARLRGGSAAR; encoded by the coding sequence ATGACTGTAATTGTAACCGATGCGGGCTTTGGCCCAGAAACCTGGACCGCAGGTTTTGAGGTCGCGAATGCCCTGGACCTGGCCTCTGATGCGGATCCTGCGGCACTCTCGGCTTGTATCGAAGGCGCCGAAATCATCCGCATTGATTTCCCCAGCTTTGCCGATGGCCGGGGCTTCACCCTGGCGCGGCAACTGCGCCTGATGGGCTATGCGGGCCGGTTGCGCGCCAAGGGCCATGTGCTCGCCGATCAATATGCCATGGTGCGGCGCACCGGCTTTGACGAGGTGGAAATCAGCGCTGAGCTGGCTGCCCGTCAACCGCAGGAGCAATGGCTTGCCCGCGCCCAATGGGGCGCCCATAACTACCAGGCCCGCCTGCGTGGTGGCTCTGCCGCGCGCTAA